The following coding sequences lie in one Methanofastidiosum sp. genomic window:
- the tfe gene encoding transcription factor E codes for MELDQRLLFDFLEELLGEEGVEVANIIYEKEATDEEISKLTHLRINNVRRALYKLYDNRLATYRRIKDKETGWYIYYWKMDLSKAPEVIEKREKDYAEHLEELLQYEQDNMFFACKNNCSKVPFDVAEQLNFKCNICGEKLDFFDNSEMVKELEEALEKFKKVEDS; via the coding sequence ATGGAATTAGACCAAAGATTGCTATTTGATTTTCTTGAAGAGTTACTTGGTGAAGAAGGTGTTGAAGTTGCTAACATTATTTATGAAAAAGAAGCAACTGATGAGGAAATCTCTAAATTAACTCATTTAAGAATTAATAATGTAAGAAGGGCGTTATATAAGCTGTATGACAACAGACTGGCAACGTACAGAAGAATTAAAGACAAAGAAACTGGTTGGTATATCTATTACTGGAAAATGGACCTTTCTAAAGCGCCAGAGGTAATAGAGAAAAGAGAAAAAGACTATGCTGAGCATCTCGAAGAGTTGTTGCAATATGAACAAGATAATATGTTTTTCGCCTGCAAAAACAACTGTTCTAAAGTTCCTTTCGATGTTGCAGAACAGCTTAATTTCAAATGTAATATCTGTGGGGAAAAATTAGATTTCTTTGATAACTCCGAGATGGTAAAAGAACTTGAAGAAGCATTAGAAAAATTCAAAAAAGTCGAAGATAGTTAA